The Anabaena sp. WA102 genome contains a region encoding:
- a CDS encoding serine/threonine-protein kinase gives MTNIYCSQGHQNPSGSRFCLQCGDRIGSVPISGNQGIQAGQTLGDRYVIIRQIGQGGFGKTYLAEDLNRFREACVLKEFFPQVQTPYIVQKAEELFQREASVLYKLQHPQIPRFRELLRINLQGKESLFLVQDYIDGETYNSLLNSRQKQGLKFTEIEIRQLLQQILPVLEYIHALGVIHRDISPDNLMLRSSDKLPVLIDFGGVKQVAATVASQYYQTGGIASPTNGTLLGKIGFAPPEQMQTGMVSTHSDLYALAVTTLVLLTGKQPQELIDTYNCSWQWRREISLSSALGQIIDKMLSPIASDAYGGLHQRYQTARQLLQVLNPQSVSYPQTQPPTSATVAISPPKIPVPEPVMIPTPPQPGIWTGKNVLILVFFLTIGSYLYWQKLKTPTNNLQGNNPIILPSPHSTETAKTEVTFSPEERRRKQKLSILREELDINYQFYVRLVNQLFREKYPNLKGRILSDNPEDENLRAEWDKTAAEVLEKLTAITADSRRQLGNYTGDERATWKAQINQINVGSRSLYDLGDAAFFSEFPEQKSKNFIKQPIGQVWYAFVNDQLNAILDKSILERIVFPEGATGKTVSGTLQPGKGKVFIAGLAKDQNMEVKLEANSKVLLSIYSPSGKNPLLQDSQTRTISATLPEKGFYEFVVVSTASESVDYQLTLTAENPPEPEPTEEPTEEPTLTETPTPENN, from the coding sequence CTACTTAGCAGAAGACCTTAACCGCTTTCGAGAAGCTTGTGTTTTAAAAGAATTTTTTCCCCAGGTACAAACTCCCTACATTGTCCAAAAAGCCGAAGAACTTTTTCAGCGAGAAGCAAGTGTACTTTACAAATTACAACATCCTCAAATTCCCCGATTTCGGGAACTATTACGGATCAACTTGCAAGGGAAAGAAAGTCTTTTTCTAGTTCAAGATTATATAGATGGTGAAACTTATAATTCCTTATTAAATAGTCGGCAAAAACAGGGTTTAAAATTTACAGAAATAGAAATCCGCCAATTATTACAGCAAATTTTACCAGTATTAGAATATATTCACGCCCTGGGGGTTATTCATCGTGATATTTCTCCTGATAATTTAATGCTTCGGAGTAGTGATAAATTACCAGTATTAATTGATTTTGGAGGTGTTAAACAAGTAGCCGCCACCGTCGCCTCTCAATATTACCAAACAGGGGGAATAGCATCTCCCACAAATGGCACTTTGTTAGGAAAAATAGGATTTGCACCCCCAGAACAGATGCAAACTGGTATGGTGTCCACCCACAGTGACTTATATGCTTTAGCCGTCACAACGTTAGTTTTACTGACAGGTAAACAACCCCAAGAATTAATTGATACTTATAATTGTAGTTGGCAATGGCGACGGGAAATCAGCCTCAGTTCCGCACTTGGACAAATCATAGACAAAATGTTATCACCAATTGCGAGCGATGCCTACGGCGGGTTACACCAACGCTATCAAACAGCCCGTCAACTTCTCCAAGTCCTCAACCCTCAATCTGTTAGCTATCCGCAAACTCAACCCCCCACATCTGCTACAGTTGCTATTTCTCCCCCGAAAATCCCCGTTCCTGAACCCGTGATGATTCCCACTCCTCCCCAACCAGGTATTTGGACAGGAAAAAATGTTTTGATTCTCGTTTTTTTCCTGACTATTGGGAGTTATTTATATTGGCAAAAACTTAAAACCCCTACCAACAATTTACAGGGAAATAACCCGATAATTTTACCCAGTCCCCATTCCACCGAAACAGCAAAAACAGAAGTAACTTTTTCACCGGAAGAAAGACGACGCAAACAAAAATTGAGCATTCTCCGTGAAGAATTAGATATAAATTATCAATTTTATGTTAGACTAGTAAACCAACTCTTTCGAGAAAAATATCCCAATTTAAAAGGGCGTATTCTTAGTGATAATCCAGAAGATGAAAATTTACGAGCTGAATGGGATAAAACCGCCGCCGAAGTCCTAGAAAAGCTAACAGCCATCACTGCTGACTCCCGCCGTCAACTGGGAAATTATACTGGGGATGAACGCGCCACCTGGAAAGCCCAAATCAATCAAATCAACGTTGGTAGTCGGTCTTTATATGATTTAGGTGATGCCGCTTTTTTCAGTGAATTTCCCGAACAAAAGAGTAAAAATTTTATTAAACAACCCATTGGACAAGTTTGGTACGCATTTGTCAATGATCAACTTAACGCCATTCTTGACAAAAGTATATTGGAAAGAATAGTCTTTCCTGAAGGCGCTACAGGTAAAACAGTGAGTGGAACTCTCCAACCAGGAAAAGGTAAAGTTTTTATTGCTGGACTAGCCAAAGACCAAAATATGGAAGTGAAACTAGAAGCAAATTCCAAAGTCTTACTCTCAATTTATTCCCCCTCTGGGAAAAACCCATTACTACAAGACTCTCAAACACGGACGATATCTGCAACATTACCAGAAAAAGGATTTTATGAATTTGTTGTTGTTTCCACAGCCTCAGAATCCGTAGATTATCAACTCACCCTAACCGCAGAAAATCCCCCAGAACCCGAACCAACAGAAGAACCAACAGAAGAACCAACTCTCACAGAAACACCCACACCTGAAAATAATTAG